A part of Leishmania panamensis strain MHOM/PA/94/PSC-1 chromosome 34 sequence genomic DNA contains:
- a CDS encoding hypothetical protein (TriTrypDB/GeneDB-style sysID: LpmP.34.0730) — translation MAHAHTDPKSIDHTLQSTYDELRRGENQHYRSAEARYTNHVKELLGNLEHYLETCGVQLPTEVQEGSEITAAAAAASEQAVFVVSSRGRLMGTHRVSQPHCISGRSAPASAAVSYVKCDRDAVSQQEETSNNLSARSSGPVYSGWGNLATPCEARRGSSVANAHLTISSGPVAAATSTLHSTPLQSGQAHAMSDSSFSSLEAAYQRHPTPSKKSVCTANSESRASLLYNSQQATRAHTAYSPSSTFILVTVGADDNAEGNIAPHVYSNDAAGVDSCSVDSASAPIVAIINSRDSGDSGPRSRRRGGSPAMRSPPAPPPTVQDYCTGVGARGSLYASGDGVSRSCRTYPIVSNAIAGVSDADSGAARTTAGHDRWGEFGTFVQSITETRQKRNMAALKRAAATRCPLPDSANGALIADHPIVTRDVERGSSGAASPLFAMVAPSPGVTPKAGFLLPYVLSTGTSMTTPPTPVLAVAAGGQVQPSPLDWCGTKAHAYPLPLQVAHGAGSDAVRALAAAGAAAETAGSPEMADVEIDKLPSPSSGALSFPVPMATAPPQHCVGASDAGVPLAGHRLCPRGGDGIDSVVYYQHTQRGLVPPHPRTSAGAVAAAVLARSPEKEQLMRRLQAVLKHSVSVTSSVQPSALPSAVAAERQLSFSDGAAWGTGKVQGQHSAVGSTRTPVSALLRSPQSPLQIQLMSHYPIPLPSTTKTNNASDGSAITRRSVSSSEHKIGDTRGDVAGGVAWDGSWDFLQLATAAVSGCPHTFSSKDISSEPATYHSVSRRTVQSKDADGDGDSEEDSSGLPRCDHMPKEAYRAHRFVDGSNKTATVTTETPPGGLRAGGGWDMGSCTTARNPSAWTYAKEKIPPSFVATSWMRPPRSPPGVAMQSDSASDGYPPGLTKSDIGNFSRAEEEEALRARRRHSLGRRGGLTGSQQQSQRDVGERQPFSADFTSAHAEKQQLMQRLRMVLSRPGE, via the coding sequence ATGGCGCACGCTCACACAGACCCGAAATCCATTGACCACACCCTGCAAAGTACATACGATGAACTGCGGCGTGGGGAAAACCAGCACTACCGATCCGCCGAAGCCCGGTACACAAATCATGTAAAAGAACTGCTGGGCAACTTGGAGCACTACCTCGAGACGTGTGGCGTGCAACTCCCCACTGAGGTGCAGGAGGGCTCAGAGATTactgcggccgcggcggcagctaGCGAGCAAGCGGTCTTCGTGGTGTCATCGCGAGGTCGTTTGATGGGGACTCATCGCGTAAGCCAACCACACTGCATAAGCGGTAGGTCTGCGCCCGCGTCTGCGGCAGTAAGCTATGTGAAGTGCGACCGCGACGCTGTGAGCCAGCAAGAGGAAACAAGCAACAACCTTAGTGCTCGCTCAAGTGGCCCAGTCTATAGCGGATGGGGAAATCTAGCAACCCCATGCGAGGCgcggcgtggcagcagcgtggcgaaCGCGCACCTTACCATAAGCAGTGGCCCCGTAGCTGCGGCAACGTCGACTCTGCACAGTACTCCTCTGCAGAGTGGCCAGGCACATGCCATGTCTGACTcatccttttcttcccttgaGGCTGCCTACCAACGGCACCCCACTCCGAGCAAAAAGAGCGTGTGTACGGCCAACAGCGAAAGCAGGGCGAGTCTTCTGTACAACTCACAGCAAGCGACCAGGGCGCACACTGCATACTCCCCCTCATCGACATTCATTCTCGTCACTGTTGGGGCAGACGACAACGCGGAGGGCAACATCGCCCCTCACGTGTACAGCAACGACGCCGCTGGCGTTGACAGCTGCAGTGTGGACAGTGCCAGTGCTCCCATCGTGGCCATTATCAACTCTAGGGACAGCGGCGATAGCGGCCcaaggagcaggaggcgcgGCGGGAGCCCGGCAATGCGGTCGCCcccggcaccaccacctacGGTGCAGGATTACTGCACAGGGGTGGGCGCGCGCGGAAGTCTCTACGCATCAGGCGACGGTgtcagccgcagctgcaggacctACCCTATAGTGTCGAACGCGATTGCCGGTGTTTCGGATGCAGACTCGGGTGCCGCTCGCACTACTGCCGGTCATGACCGCTGGGGAGAGTTCGGTACCTTTGTGCAGTCGATCACGGAGACCCGCCAAAAGCGTAACATGGCAGCCCTCAAGCGTGCAGCCGCGACGAGATGCCCGCTGCCGGACAGCGCCAATGGTGCTCTGATTGCCGACCACCCCATCGTGACGCGAGATGTGGaaagaggcagcagtggagcagcGTCACCTCTGTTTGCCATGGTAGCGCCGTCGCCTGGTGTTACGCCCAAGGCTggctttctcctcccttaCGTGCTCAGCACCGGCACCTCCATGACGACCCCGCCCACGCCTGTCttggctgtcgctgcaggcgGCCAAGTGCAACCGTCGCCGCTGGACTGGTGTGGCACCAAAGCCCACGCATATCCTCTGCCACTACAGGTGGCGCACGGGGCTGGCAGCGACGCGGTGCGTGCGTTGGCCGCGgcaggtgccgcagcggaaACAGCTGGCAGCCCCGAAATGGCAGACGTGGAGATTGATAAGTTGCCGTCACCTTCATCCGGGGCCTTGAGCTTCCCTGTTCCAATGGCCacggcgccaccacagcactGTGTGGGCGCATCCGACGCTGGTGTGCCGCTTGCCGGCCATCGCCTCTGTCCCAGGGGTGGTGACGGCATAGACTCAGTGGTGTACTaccaacacacacagcgTGGCTTAGTGCCGCCGCACCCCAGAACGTCAGCTGGCGCGGTTGCAGCGGCCGTGCTGGCGAGGAGTCCGGAAAAGGAGCAGCTGATGCGCCGCTTACAAGCGGTGCTGAAGCACTCCGTCTCTGTGACATCATCGGTCCAGCCTTCTGCATTGCCATCCGCGGTTGCTGCGGAACGGCAGTTGTCCTTCtccgacggcgctgcgtggggTACCGGAAAGGTCCAGGGACAACACTCTGCCGTCGGCAGCACCAGGACGCCAGTGTCAGCACTTCTGCGCTCGCCTCAGTCACCGCTGCAGATCCAGCTGATGTCACACTATCCCATACCGTTGCCAAGCACGACGAAGACGAACAACGCCTCTGACGGATCAGCAATCACGCGGCGTAGTGTAAGCTCGTCTGAGCACAAGATCGGCGACACTCGTGGGGATGTGGCCGGCGGTGTGGCATGGGATGGGTCGTGGGACTTCCTACagctcgccaccgccgctgtctcGGGGTGTCCACACACCTTCTCAAGCAAagacatcagcagcgaacCAGCCACTTATCACAGCGTGTCGCGCAGGACTGTACAGTCGAAGGACGCTGACGgtgacggcgacagcgaggaggacagcaGTGGCCTTCCTAGGTGTGATCACATGCCGAAGGAAGCCTACCGCGCTCACCGATTTGTGGATGGTAGCAACAAAACTGCCACCGTGACAACCGAAACGCCACCTGGTGGCCTCCGTGCCGGCGGCGGGTGGGACATGGGCAGCTGCACGACAGCGAGAAACCCCTCCGCCTGGACGTACGCCAAGGAGAAGATACCGCCATCGTTTGTTGCCACGTCGTGGATGCGTCCCCCACGCAGCCCCCCCGGCGTAGCGATGCAGAGTGACTCTGCGTCCGACGGATATCCTCCAGGCCTCACGAAAAGCGACATTGGCAACTTCAGCcgagctgaagaagaagaggcgctgcgagcACGCCGAAGGCATTCGCTGGGTCGAAGAGGGGGTTTAACCGGTAGCCAACAGCAATCCCAGCGCGATGTCGGGGAGAGGCAGCCCTTTTCGGCTGACTTCACCTCAGCACACgctgagaagcagcagctgatgcaGCGACTGCGCATGGTACTCAGCCGTCCTGGTGAATGA
- a CDS encoding hypothetical protein (TriTrypDB/GeneDB-style sysID: LpmP.34.0740), translating into MVTPLSGVLYVASPSPSANNSTANFAASTASVSHHPWSTHGAVVNGISFSPLSLSSVPWVSAPVAPSPVLVDAQGTGSPATALATRAVERAAPSNGVSSVATDGLSTSSPSSGFNLGNNSPPHFPLATGFAAYVAAAPLGAEELTGAETRKWRAVSESPLGSAARQQPSPHHGNSLAPQDPRIPSQEGPAATLPFAAHDAGYTPGSANRKRAVDTSTTEGGAASFLSITTSNATATMASDVARPHSSTPGTHSSVGAESPPTSIAARNNGEAKGEVNCEEPVQTTNTNAEDWLQMQLSSDGSALDQCNSAILPLPRLQLIDSKNRNTLETPTCPFDGGRDAGGTPVVSVGSPTTHPNPIANDYISFRSDNSSPLSSLAKSSVGECEMDYRRGSAAATAHEAQLNTSCDTERVSSSRVGRLTAQSEALVSFATGTQSSPSRQPGTSAAGAVMCKATAAHQLASTSAPDAWAVPLSANMAPVQNSEPRSFTHQRSSGYRTSGSNDENGKPGHDAAATTHSPSDVATGTAARPLSPALSPCDKKSGTPAVLTEWSIDSLPTSACTRRVPESKDDDKYVSGHATMLAPTSVTSSRLQFQSAGSMNYDEASEVLMEPCSINSPLRKETSSSMIVSGAREGGGAGSANGIESNLLGTSQPLSAQRRTCADAMTSTPAANPATRLSLSESGVQEKAGDLSGFTSTRASSDGLPPTSTWTTAASGNRPIPGGAEQQPQRDSVVPNNGVSSASRSLHRDTGQLSVDSGDGNGLLNTPQGFDRSLLVDSSTALAQQQPRYVVLDGVVTENDDMWGELTSSAPAPAAHPPTKPTVDALTRHVTFASPATTLFVEPPPSSWADREYFSPDYARMEYKDSEDGSPSEQQQQQQQQLADVPLVNEEEDEVLRSVPRFRFRHGSVRAQALSPLPGVAVQLRAPAWEAWSCGSSGMRRKMSAVDSNEVARTESCATHTQQQAEPTELVPPQGSEETAETGSATAGKAQQVFFTKELLASRAALMQSRRAGVQAAGSTNDATAATASRLLPGPEASSVSLLRPPPAATGSSGGDGGSALRIHLAPPSAAANTISLALPGFAAPVTSTPTATRHDNKVTQASSSPSPDQKDAFRDADGNDGFGEWVQPPRRAASECPLPETVASPNAPQVLTRERCTQLLASLGRGSALVMQSAASCEVDTVRVEDVLRNVFGDRAAVSDSLHGKPPPDASPEPISADGASPDDPLAPAESLSTMKRVLEALSFTSLTSRVPEVSPTSNDAVVPPILFDPHMGGQSFAASAGIAYLAGASASTDRKGPVQAVGRTAPSASAEMAALQEVDVKDGEDASVLLTRERLFPLSAHGASSLRRDAAMLSVASFLGSRRLPDALTAAQWTERDVLLAVLQEECRMAQENSAAETESLQDVLKTVCS; encoded by the coding sequence ATGGTGACTCCACTGTCAGGGGTCCTCTATGTGGCGAGCCCGTCGCCATCCGCGAACAATAGTACGGCGAATTTTGCCGCTTCTACAGCTTCCGTATCCCATCATCCATGGAGCACCCATGGTGCGGTGGTGAACGGAATTTCATtcagccctctctcccttagCTCCGTACCTTGGGTGTCTGCCCCTGTGGCACCATCACCGGTATTAGTGGACGCGCAAGGCACTGGTAGTCCTGCGACGGCACTTGCAACTCGAGCAGTCGAGAGGGCTGCGCCGTCGAATGGAGTCTCGAGCGTGGCCACCGACGGTCTCAGCACCAGTTCGCCGTCTTCAGGCTTCAATCTAGGAAACAACTCGCCTCCACACTTCCCGCTGGCGACGGGGTTCGCGGCGTACGTGGCTGCGGCTCCACTGGGTGCGGAGGAACTCACTGGCGCCGAAACGAGAAAATGGAGGGCAGTTAGTGAGTCGCCACTCGGTTCcgctgcacggcagcagccatcTCCGCATCATGGCAACTCCCTCGCTCCCCAAGACCCGCGGATACCCTCACAGGAAGGCCCCGCGGCCACCCTGCCCTTCGCGGCACACGACGCAGGCTACACGCCCGGCTCCGCAAACCGCAAGCGGGCTGTGGATACATCCACGACggaaggcggcgcggcgagcTTCCTCTCCATTACGACAAGTAACGCTACAGCAACAATGGCCTCCGACGTAGCGCGGCCTCATTCGTCCACGCCAGGCACCCACAGCAGTGTGGGTGCCGAATCCCCGCCAACCTCGATTGCCGCTCGCAATAACGGTGAAGCGAAAGGCGAGGTCAACTGCGAGGAACCTGTGCAgaccaccaacaccaacgCCGAAGACTGGTTGCAGATGCAGttgagcagcgacggcagcgcccTGGACCAGTGCAACTCAGCGATTCTGCCGCTACCCCGACTGCAACTCATTGACTCAAAGAATCGCAACACGTTGGAAACCCCCACCTGTCCTTTCGACGGAGGCAGAGATGCTGGCGGCACTCCTGTCGTCAGCGTGGGGTCGCCCACCACTCACCCTAACCCCATCGCGAACGACTACATCAGCTTCCGCAGCGACAACAGTAGTCCCTTGTCGTCGCTTGCAAAGTCAAGCGTGGGAGAATGCGAAATGGACTACCGGCGAGGaagtgcggcagcgacggcgcacgAGGCGCAACTGAATACCTCGTGTGACACCGAGCGTGTCAGCAGCTCGCGCGTCGGTAGGCTCACTGCACAGAGTGAGGCACTGGTCTCTTTTGCTACTGGTACGCAatcctctccttctcgccAACCGGGTACTTCGGCTGCTGGGGCGGTGATGTGCAaagccaccgctgcgcaccagctcgccagcacctccgctcCCGACGCCTGGGCCGTGCCGCTGTCAGCCAACATGGCCCCGGTGCAAAATTCAGAGCCGCGCTCCTTCACCCACCAGCGGTCGTCTGGTTATCGCACGAGTGGTTCAAACGACGAAAATGGGAAGCCTGGGCACGACGCCGCTGCAACAACGCATTCACCCAGTGATGTTGCAACAGGCACTGCCGCGCGGCCTCTGTCACCTGCCCTTTCCCCTTGTGATAAGAAAAGCGGCACTCCTGCCGTGCTAACGGAGTGGAGCATAGACTCACTACCCACGTCTGCCTGCACGCGCCGCGTCCCAGAGAGTAAAGATGACGATAAATATGTCAGCGGCCACGCGACGATGCTAGCCCCCACCTCCGTGACCTCCTCGAGGTTGCAATTTCAGTCAGCAGGGAGCATGAACTACGATGAAGCTTCCGAGGTTCTAATGGAGCCGTGCTCCATAAACTCCCCTCTTCGCAAAGAAACCTCCAGCAGCATGATCGTCTCGGGCGCtagggaagggggtggtgctGGTAGTGCCAACGGTATCGAAAGTAACCTCTTGGGCACCTCACAGCCGCTTTccgcgcagcggcggacgTGCGCGGACGCGATGACTTCCACACCCGCTGCCAACCCCGCCACTCGTTTGTCCCTCAGCGAATCTGGTGTGCAAGAAAAAGCCGGCGACTTGTCGGGTTTCACTTCAACTCGCGCGTCATCAGATGGATTGCCACCGACCTCCACGTGGACGACCGCGGCGAGTGGCAACCGACCGATTCCcggcggcgcagagcagcagccgcagagggACTCCGTCGTGCCGAATAATGGCGTCAGTTCCGCTTCGCGCTCGCTGCACAGGGACACAGGGCAACTCAGCGTCGACTCCGGCGACGGTAACGGCTTGCTGAACACTCCGCAGGGGTTTGACAGATCGCTTTTGGTAGACTCGTCGACAGCgctcgcacagcagcaacccCGTTACGTCGTGTTGGACGGCGTAGTGACCGAAAACGATGACATGTGGGGTGAGCTAACATCATCTGCGCCAGCACCCGCAGCGCATCCACCAACCAAACCAACCGTGGACGCACTGACGCGACACGTCACCTTCGCCTCCCCGGCTACGACGCTCTTTGTGGAGCCGCCTCCGTCATCGTGGGCGGACAGGGAGTACTTCTCGCCTGACTATGCTCGCATGGAATACAAAGACAGCGAGGATGGGAGCCCGtcagagcaacagcagcagcagcagcagcagctcgctgaTGTGCCCCTCGTGAATGAAGAAGAAGATGAGGTGCTACGGAGCGTTCCTCGCTTTCGCTTTCGGCACGGAAGCGTCCGCGCGCAGGCGCTATCCCCGCTGCCTGGTGTCGCGGTGCAGCTCAGAGCCCCTGCTTGGGAGGCCTGGTCATGTggaagcagcggcatgcGGCGCAAGATGAGTGCGGTGGACAGCAACGAAGTTGCACGTACGGAGTCGTGCGCGACGCatacgcagcagcaggcggaaCCGACCGAGCTAGTGCCCCCGCAAGGAAGCGAAGAGACAGCGGAGACAGGATCTGCCACCGCAGGGAAGGCGCAGCAGGTTTTCTTCACAAAAGAGCTGCTGGCGTCTCGTGCAGCGCTGATGCAGTCTCGGCGTGCCGGTGTGCAAGCTGCAGGCTCCACCAACGATGCCACTGCAGCAACCGCATCACGTTTGCTCCCTGGGCCAGAAGCGTCCTCGGTGTCTCTTCTTCGACCTCCTCCGGCGGCtaccggcagcagtggtggtgacggcggctCCGCACTTCGCATCCACCTTGCTCCCCCTTCGGCTGCTGCCAACACCATTTCCCTCGCTCTGCCTGGCTTTGCCGCGCCCGTGACATCTACGCCAACTGCGACTCGGCACGACAACAAGGTGACTCAGGCGtcatcctctccctcacctgATCAGAAAGACGCTTTCAGAGATGCCGACGGCAATGATGGTTTTGGCGAGTGGGTccagccgccgcggcgcgcgGCCTCGGAGTGCCCACTGCCTGAAACAGTAGCATCACCGAACGCCCCTCAGGTGTTGACGAGGGAGCGGTGTACACAGCTTCTTGCTTCCCTtggaagaggaagcgcaCTGGTGATGCAATCAGCGGCGTCATGTGAAGTTGACACGGTGCGCGTCGAGGACGTGCTGCGCAACGTCTTCGGCGACAGAGCTGCCGTGTCTGACTCGCTGCATGGCAAGCCTCCACCAGATGCGTCGCCGGAGCCGATCTCGGCAGATGGCGCGTCCCCAGACGATCCCTTGGCTCCTGCTGAGTCGCTATCTACCATGAAGCGCGTCTTGGAGGCGCTGTCTTTCACCTCTCTCACGAGCCGTGTCCCCGAAGTCAGTCCGACAAGCAACGATGCAGTTGTGCCACCGATACTATTTGACCCGCACATGGGCGGGCAGTCCTTCGCAGCCAGCGCTGGTATCGCATATCTTGCTGGAGCATCTGCATCGACAGACAGAAAGGGTCCGGTGCAGGCGGTGGGCAGAACCGCTCCAAGTGCGTCGGCGGAgatggcggcactgcaggagGTCGATGTCAAAGACGGCGAAGATGCGAgtgtgctgctgacgcgagAACGTCTCTTCCCCTTGAGCGCGCATGGCGCTAGTTCTCTCCGTAGGGACGCGGCAATGCTGTCGGTGGCGTCGTTTCTCGGAAGTCGACGCCTACCAGACGCtctcaccgcagcgcagtggACGGAGAGGGACGTCCtcctggcggtgctgcaggaagaGTGCCGTATGGCACAAGAGAACAGTGCCGCAGAGACGGAGTCTCTTCAAGATGTACTGAAGACCGTGTGCTCGTGA
- a CDS encoding aspartate aminotransferase, putative (TriTrypDB/GeneDB-style sysID: LpmP.34.0750), with protein sequence MSAQTTMTTAEHWQMIEGQVPDAIFGLAKRATAAKGPKANLVIGAYRDDNGIPYPLRVVRKAERLLIDMNPDYEYLPISGYQPFIDEAVKMVYGDAVELENLVAVQSLSGTGALSLGAKLLTYVYDAEKTPIYLSNPTWPNHNSIVKGAGWKNIHTYTYYDPKTVSLDFEGMKKDIQAAPNGSVFILHQCAHNPTGVDPSQEQWDEIAELMLAKHHQVFFDSAYQGYASGNLDEDAYAVRLFARRGIEVLLAQSFSKNMGLYSERTGTLSLLLKNKTKCADVKSVLESLIRSEYTCPPAHGARLVHLILSNNELRKEWEVELAAMAERIRTMRRIVYDELLRLQTPGSWEHVINQIGMFSFLGLSKERCQYCQDHNVFITLTGRANMAALTHETALLLAQTINDAVRSG encoded by the coding sequence ATGTCCGCACAGACCACCATGACGACGGCGGAGCACTGGCAAATGATTGAAGGGCAAGTTCCTGATGCCATCTTTGGGCTTGCAAaacgcgccaccgccgccaaagGCCCCAAGGCTAACCTCGTCATCGGTGCCTACCGCGACGACAATGGCATTCCCTACCCTCTGCGCGTGGTCCGCAAAGCTGAGCGACTTCTTATAGACATGAATCCTGACTACGAGTACCTGCCCATCTCTGGCTACCAGCCCTTCATTGATGAGGCGGTAAAGATGGTGTACGGCGATGCCGTCGAGCTGGAGAACCTTGTTGCGGTGCAGTCGCTgagcggcaccggtgccctctctctcggtgcgAAGCTGCTGACTTACGTCTACGACGCTGAGAAGACGCCTATATACCTGTCCAACCCCACGTGGCCCAACCACAACTCCATCGTGAAGGGTGCTGGCTGGAAGAACATCCACACGTACACCTACTACGATCCTAAGACGGTAAGCCTGGACTTTGAGGGCATGAAGAAGGACATTCAGGCCGCGCCGAATGGATCCGTGTTCATTCTACACCAGTGCGCGCACAACCCCACTGGTGTGGACCCATCACAGGAGCAGTGGGATGAGATCGCGGAGCTGATGCTAGCCAAGCATCACCAGGTATTCTTCGACTCTGCCTACCAGGGCTATGCGAGCGGCAATCTCGACGAGGACGCGTACGCCGTCCGCCTGTTTGCACGGCGCGGTATCGAGGTACTGCTGGCACAGTCCTTCTCCAAGAACATGGGCCTGTACAGCGAGCGTACTGGTACGTTGTCGCTGCTCCTCAAAAACAAGACTAAGTGCGCGGATGTGAAGAGCGTGTTGGAGTCGCTGATCCGTTCGGAGTACACCTGCCCCCCGGCTCATGGTGCCCGCTTGGTTCACCTCATCCTGAGCAACAACGAGCTACGGAAGGAgtgggaggtggagctggcgGCCATGGCGGAGCGCATCCGCACGATGCGGCGGATTGTGTacgacgagctgctgcgcttgcaGACGCCGGGAAGCTGGGAACATGTGATCAACCAGATCGGCATGTTCTCCTTCCTCGGGCTGTCAAAGGAGCGCTGTCAGTACTGCCAGGACCACAACGTCTTCATCACACTGACGGGCCGCGCCAACATGGCGGCTCTGACACACGAGACggccctgctgctggcccAGACAATCAACGATGCTGTGCGGTCTGGATAA